In a single window of the Desulfurellaceae bacterium genome:
- a CDS encoding YihY/virulence factor BrkB family protein, with amino-acid sequence MSCPVTLDRSPDASPARLSYTGRVLTSPYVLRCRAQLAHFFSVVVWRLGEDLLHLQAMGLTYAMLLALIPSLAVAFAVLKAFGVQNQIEPFLVQAFEPLGPEGVEVVRRVIEVVNNIQVGVLGVVGVVILFYTVIFLIGEIESALNRIWKVRRPRSWSRRLSGYLSVLLIGSVLVFMSLTLIASVQSYWLVQRIVEIQIFGPILATRGTRFLLLWLAFTFLYRFMPHTWVSLRSALIGGGAASLLWQLAGVVFAAFFAGSARYAAIYSSFAVLILSLLWLYVGWLIVLIGAEVAYFHQHPTDYFKKESTRPDSHAAREQLVLAMLVAIGRRALNGKPPWSATELAVSLQVPLSGLEDCLERFVHSGILLRASEPAWVTLGRSPERVGLVEILAVLRGDVPEAQDNGRLGDVLQRRDRAVEQALAGVTLADLCATPDPPGRP; translated from the coding sequence GTGTCCTGTCCAGTTACACTGGACCGGAGTCCGGATGCAAGCCCTGCCCGGCTCAGCTATACTGGGCGGGTGTTGACCTCGCCGTATGTGCTGCGTTGTCGGGCTCAGTTGGCGCACTTCTTCAGTGTCGTGGTGTGGCGGCTGGGCGAGGATCTGCTGCACCTGCAAGCCATGGGCCTGACCTACGCCATGCTGCTGGCGCTGATCCCGTCGCTGGCGGTCGCCTTTGCGGTCTTGAAGGCGTTTGGCGTCCAGAATCAGATTGAGCCGTTTCTGGTTCAGGCTTTCGAACCCCTGGGTCCGGAGGGCGTTGAGGTCGTGCGCCGGGTCATCGAGGTGGTGAACAATATCCAGGTCGGTGTGCTCGGCGTTGTCGGGGTGGTCATCCTCTTTTATACCGTGATTTTCCTGATCGGTGAGATCGAAAGCGCGCTGAATCGGATCTGGAAGGTGCGCCGGCCGCGCAGTTGGAGCCGACGGCTGAGCGGCTACCTGAGCGTATTGCTCATCGGCTCGGTGCTGGTTTTCATGAGCCTGACCCTGATCGCCTCGGTCCAGAGCTACTGGCTGGTCCAGCGCATCGTGGAGATCCAGATTTTCGGGCCGATTCTGGCCACCCGGGGGACGCGTTTCCTGCTGTTGTGGCTGGCCTTCACGTTTTTGTACCGCTTCATGCCCCACACCTGGGTGTCGCTGCGCTCGGCCCTGATCGGCGGTGGGGCGGCTAGTCTGCTGTGGCAGCTGGCCGGGGTGGTGTTTGCCGCCTTCTTTGCCGGCTCGGCCCGCTATGCGGCCATTTATTCGAGCTTTGCCGTACTGATTCTGTCCCTGCTGTGGCTGTATGTCGGCTGGCTGATCGTCCTGATCGGGGCCGAGGTGGCCTACTTCCACCAGCATCCGACCGACTACTTCAAAAAGGAATCGACCCGGCCGGACAGTCATGCGGCCCGTGAGCAGCTGGTGTTGGCGATGCTGGTCGCCATCGGCCGTCGCGCACTCAACGGCAAACCGCCCTGGTCGGCGACCGAGCTGGCGGTCTCGCTCCAGGTGCCGCTGTCCGGGCTGGAAGACTGTCTGGAGCGATTTGTCCACAGCGGCATCCTGCTGCGGGCCAGCGAGCCGGCCTGGGTGACACTGGGACGCTCGCCCGAACGGGTTGGCTTGGTCGAGATCCTGGCTGTCCTGCGGGGTGATGTGCCTGAGGCTCAAGACAACGGCCGGCTGGGCGATGTCTTGCAGCGGCGGGACCGGGCCGTTGAGCAGGCCCTGGCCGGCGTCACCCTGGCCGACCTGTGTGCTACACCAGACCCGCCCGGCAGACCATGA
- a CDS encoding AAA family ATPase yields the protein MSSPASGHSDEAPPLPPPTELSAEELRFQVSFPTAFQTTAELEPPDHDLVGQERAQAALDLGLGIAGSGFHIFVSGMAGAQKLDVVHDWVAQQARQAPTPGDWVYVHNFADPDVPQAIGLSAGHGARLKARMGQLVKSLREELPKAFREEAFDREKDDLKEKYLAQAQALNASLEAKAKDKGFLLQMSPQGMILIPVVNGQPLKGPEEFQQLAEDQQAAIEHKRRALLADLADFPRQQRDIMRAMAEDIRQVEQRFCENVIAPHLAAIGQDIHSSAVAAYLEQVKRHTVEHLDAFKEPTDHDGPPGVSPPVDQAPVGQTLVGQTLVGQDQLYEYEVNVVVDNAHTTGAPVLTENTPTYQNLFGSIERVLDRGGRLVTNFTRIKAGSILRAHGGYLIFNLEDALTEPAVWKTLKRTLKSGRIAPETYEPLSLFSAAGLQPQPVAVQLKLIVVGSPSLYHSLYALDPEFQDLFKVHADFRHTLELSGQHGQLYGQWVARLCRQENLPHFERSGVARLVEFGARRVGDREKVSAASTEVADLVREAAYWAGKDKAGLVTAAHVETALQQRRFRANRIEEELREMITRGTVLLDSQGKKVGQINGLAVLDIGGHSFGRPSRITASVGMGQAGIVNIERESRLSGSSHDKGLLILSGYLRNRFGQDKPLALSASLCFEQSYSGVDGDSASSTELYALLSRLAEVPLRQDLAVTGSVNQWGEVQAIGGANEKIEGFFDVCEAHGLTGQQGVLIPAANVRNLILRADVVRAVEDGRFHIYPVQTIDQGIELLSGLRAGSVDEAETINGRVSRRLQELAVRIRKFGTHKQTDGDEADHINPDHEEKPVPTETKTCVS from the coding sequence ATGTCTAGCCCCGCGTCGGGCCACTCAGACGAAGCGCCGCCCCTGCCCCCACCAACCGAACTGAGCGCCGAGGAGTTACGCTTCCAGGTCTCGTTTCCAACGGCTTTTCAGACCACGGCCGAGCTTGAGCCGCCCGACCACGACCTCGTCGGCCAAGAGCGAGCCCAGGCCGCGCTCGATCTCGGACTCGGCATCGCGGGCAGCGGCTTTCATATTTTTGTCTCCGGCATGGCCGGAGCCCAGAAACTCGATGTCGTCCACGACTGGGTCGCCCAACAGGCCCGCCAGGCCCCAACGCCGGGCGACTGGGTATACGTGCATAACTTTGCCGACCCGGACGTGCCGCAGGCAATCGGCCTGTCGGCCGGCCACGGCGCCCGGCTCAAGGCGCGCATGGGCCAGCTGGTGAAATCCCTGCGCGAAGAGCTGCCCAAGGCCTTCCGCGAAGAAGCCTTTGACCGGGAAAAGGACGATCTCAAGGAAAAATATCTGGCCCAGGCCCAAGCCCTCAACGCGAGTCTTGAGGCCAAGGCCAAAGACAAGGGCTTCCTGCTGCAAATGAGTCCCCAGGGTATGATCCTGATCCCGGTCGTCAACGGCCAGCCGCTGAAAGGACCCGAAGAGTTCCAACAGCTGGCCGAGGACCAACAGGCCGCCATCGAACACAAGCGCCGCGCGCTGCTGGCCGACCTGGCCGACTTTCCCCGCCAGCAGCGCGACATCATGCGGGCCATGGCCGAGGACATCCGTCAGGTCGAGCAGCGCTTCTGCGAAAACGTGATTGCCCCCCACCTCGCGGCCATCGGTCAGGACATCCACAGTTCGGCGGTCGCTGCCTACCTCGAACAGGTCAAGCGGCATACGGTCGAACACCTCGATGCCTTCAAGGAACCGACCGACCACGACGGGCCGCCGGGCGTGTCGCCTCCGGTCGACCAAGCCCCGGTCGGCCAAACCCTGGTCGGCCAAACCCTGGTCGGTCAGGACCAGCTGTACGAGTACGAGGTGAACGTCGTCGTCGATAACGCCCACACCACGGGCGCTCCGGTGCTGACCGAAAACACCCCGACGTATCAGAATCTGTTTGGCAGCATCGAACGCGTGCTCGACCGGGGCGGGCGTTTGGTGACCAACTTCACCCGCATCAAGGCCGGCTCCATACTGCGCGCCCACGGCGGCTATCTCATCTTTAATCTGGAAGACGCGCTGACCGAACCGGCGGTGTGGAAGACCCTCAAACGCACCCTTAAGAGTGGCCGCATCGCGCCCGAAACCTATGAGCCGCTTTCGCTGTTTAGCGCGGCCGGCCTCCAGCCCCAGCCGGTCGCCGTCCAGCTCAAGCTGATCGTTGTCGGCAGCCCCAGCCTGTATCACAGCCTGTATGCGCTCGATCCCGAGTTTCAAGACCTGTTCAAGGTCCACGCCGACTTTCGACACACGCTGGAACTCAGCGGCCAGCACGGTCAGCTGTACGGCCAGTGGGTCGCCCGGCTGTGCCGGCAGGAAAACCTGCCGCACTTTGAGCGGTCCGGGGTCGCACGCCTGGTCGAGTTCGGGGCGCGTCGAGTCGGCGACCGCGAGAAGGTCTCGGCAGCCTCGACCGAAGTCGCCGACCTGGTTCGTGAGGCTGCCTACTGGGCGGGCAAGGACAAGGCTGGGCTGGTGACCGCCGCGCATGTCGAAACCGCGCTCCAGCAACGTCGCTTTCGGGCCAACCGGATTGAAGAAGAGCTGCGCGAGATGATCACCCGCGGCACGGTCCTGCTTGACAGTCAGGGCAAGAAAGTCGGCCAGATCAACGGCCTGGCCGTCCTCGATATCGGCGGCCACAGTTTTGGCCGGCCGTCGCGCATCACGGCCAGTGTCGGCATGGGCCAGGCCGGGATTGTCAATATCGAGCGCGAGTCGCGTCTGAGCGGGTCGAGCCACGATAAGGGCCTGCTCATTCTGTCCGGCTATTTGCGTAACCGCTTCGGCCAGGATAAACCGCTCGCCCTGTCGGCCAGCCTGTGTTTCGAGCAGTCCTACTCGGGTGTTGACGGCGACAGCGCCTCGTCAACCGAGCTGTACGCCCTGCTGTCGCGGCTGGCCGAGGTGCCCCTGCGCCAGGATTTGGCCGTGACCGGTTCGGTCAACCAGTGGGGAGAAGTTCAGGCCATTGGCGGGGCGAACGAAAAGATCGAGGGCTTTTTTGATGTGTGCGAAGCCCACGGCCTGACCGGTCAGCAGGGCGTGCTGATCCCGGCCGCCAACGTCCGCAACCTCATCCTGCGCGCCGATGTCGTGCGGGCGGTCGAAGACGGCCGGTTCCACATCTACCCGGTCCAGACGATTGATCAGGGCATTGAGCTGCTCAGCGGCCTGCGCGCCGGCTCGGTTGACGAAGCGGAGACGATCAACGGCCGGGTCAGCCGGCGTCTCCAGGAGCTGGCGGTGCGGATCAGGAAATTTGGCACCCACAAGCAAACAGACGGAGACGAGGCCGACCACATAAACCCGGACCACGAAGAAAAACCGGTCCCGACGGAGACTAAGACATGCGTCTCATAG
- a CDS encoding Nramp family divalent metal transporter → MNARIAPLRTADLPHRSQSFWRMTGPGAVLVGLSIGAGEIVLWPWITTKFGASMVWAAALGVFLQLWVNIEIGRWAIVTGEAPYTGFARVWMGFIYALLFVGFVTLFLPGWARISGAALKALLFGPDGPGPDWMWTGLTFVSVALVLFGPKVMYRAVERITIGLVVFMTLGLIFVAFQVGTLDAVGEMARGLLNFGHIELDDEFPFSRFFGAVVFAGAGGAGNLWYAFYLRDKGIGMGARMPTLTNPLRGGADTETPTGYTYPDTEPNRRAFKDWLRWVVFDQTLYFWLLNSLTMFLFMFGALCVLRPLGLVPTEGRIIWDESLILGETLGSFGRYLYLVIGMAALFSTQLVAVDGGARVWAYIVRSCFRFGRHVDQARLYLPFAVGFMLAGTASTWFFERYAVTGLGFIFNAALLGGFSMAMYVPLMLYLNLRYLPASARPGPVNIAMMLVASGVYGSFAVYSLWTAIV, encoded by the coding sequence ATGAACGCTCGCATCGCACCCCTCAGAACGGCCGACCTGCCCCATCGCAGCCAGTCCTTCTGGCGCATGACCGGACCGGGCGCGGTGCTGGTCGGTCTGTCGATCGGGGCCGGCGAGATTGTGCTGTGGCCGTGGATCACCACTAAGTTCGGGGCCAGCATGGTCTGGGCCGCCGCCCTGGGAGTCTTTCTACAGCTGTGGGTGAATATCGAAATCGGCCGCTGGGCGATTGTCACCGGCGAGGCGCCGTATACCGGCTTTGCCCGGGTGTGGATGGGTTTTATCTATGCCCTGCTGTTCGTCGGCTTTGTGACCCTGTTCCTGCCCGGCTGGGCGCGCATCTCGGGCGCGGCGCTCAAGGCTCTGCTGTTCGGCCCGGACGGACCCGGCCCGGACTGGATGTGGACCGGCCTCACCTTTGTGTCGGTCGCGCTGGTGCTGTTCGGGCCCAAGGTCATGTATCGGGCGGTCGAGCGGATCACGATCGGGCTGGTCGTGTTCATGACCCTGGGTCTGATCTTCGTCGCCTTTCAGGTCGGCACCCTGGACGCCGTCGGCGAGATGGCGCGCGGGCTGCTGAACTTCGGCCATATCGAGCTGGACGACGAGTTTCCCTTCAGCCGCTTTTTTGGTGCGGTGGTGTTTGCCGGAGCCGGCGGAGCCGGCAACCTGTGGTACGCCTTTTATCTGCGCGATAAGGGCATCGGCATGGGGGCGCGCATGCCGACCCTCACAAACCCGCTGCGCGGCGGGGCCGATACCGAGACGCCGACCGGCTATACCTATCCGGACACCGAGCCGAACCGCCGCGCCTTCAAGGACTGGCTGCGCTGGGTTGTGTTCGACCAGACGCTGTACTTCTGGCTGCTCAACAGCTTGACCATGTTCCTGTTCATGTTCGGCGCCCTGTGTGTGCTGCGGCCGCTCGGGCTGGTGCCGACCGAGGGCCGGATTATCTGGGACGAGTCGCTCATCCTGGGCGAGACCCTGGGCAGCTTTGGGCGCTACCTGTACCTGGTCATCGGCATGGCCGCCCTGTTCAGCACCCAGCTGGTGGCGGTCGATGGCGGCGCCCGGGTGTGGGCGTATATTGTGCGCAGCTGCTTTCGGTTTGGCCGCCACGTTGATCAGGCCCGGCTCTATCTGCCGTTTGCCGTCGGGTTCATGCTGGCCGGCACCGCCAGCACCTGGTTCTTTGAACGCTACGCGGTGACCGGACTCGGCTTCATTTTTAACGCCGCGCTGCTGGGCGGTTTTTCCATGGCCATGTATGTGCCGCTGATGCTATACCTCAACCTGCGTTATCTGCCCGCCTCGGCCCGGCCGGGGCCGGTGAACATCGCCATGATGCTGGTGGCTTCGGGCGTGTACGGCAGCTTTGCCGTGTACAGCCTGTGGACGGCGATTGTCTAG
- a CDS encoding Hsp20/alpha crystallin family protein, with protein MAQRHPWQLPTPFQEATREVDRLFDELIHRRWGRRPDQVQAWAPQLDLYETKTTFVLEADLPGVSKQSIAVEVKNGELVLRGVRSVSRTGRGENVFRQERHSGQFVRRIRLPAPVNPDRIHATFRNGVLRVSLPKIRTTRRRRHV; from the coding sequence ATGGCGCAGCGGCATCCGTGGCAACTTCCGACCCCTTTTCAGGAGGCGACCCGAGAGGTTGATCGACTGTTTGACGAGTTGATCCATCGGCGTTGGGGCAGACGACCGGACCAGGTCCAGGCCTGGGCGCCCCAACTCGACCTGTATGAGACCAAAACGACTTTTGTGCTTGAGGCCGACCTGCCCGGCGTCAGCAAGCAGAGCATCGCGGTCGAGGTCAAAAACGGAGAACTCGTGCTGCGCGGCGTTCGGTCGGTCAGCCGTACCGGGCGGGGTGAGAACGTCTTCCGCCAGGAACGCCACTCGGGCCAGTTCGTGCGCCGGATTCGCCTGCCCGCCCCGGTCAACCCGGATCGCATCCACGCCACGTTTCGCAACGGCGTGCTGCGGGTCAGCCTGCCCAAAATCCGAACGACCAGGAGACGGCGGCATGTCTAG
- a CDS encoding outer membrane lipoprotein-sorting protein, producing MGVSRAPESEPQRPLSPGFSIPGQRSPLARRWVGLVLLLVASLSVSPAAGENAAGGRSWKALAELAESELARLELAASTPRHPEYPYLPAEPYPFRPPYSAEEMGIRAMEFTQRPRWSCVFANIFGSISHTGFLAIAGQGVGYMAYPAPRGLEAEIGRQPGQLLYRYLTQHLYPPEAYGSMNLVFRYRTGPQFAKKEDMFFYSPSLRRVRRQKSQRRSEPFPQMAVTFDDASGRAAWEFSWRLLGTDVLYDTVRFPTTRPQVLVTQLDGTFREVATEDISLMGADYAHYTPDGGVECYVVEARAKADWIPDYARPRLLYWLEKRAFYPLRTEMYDRVGRLVQVEVRRTKLVNPELGDRGYAPFIHLYWDIAADILTYNIRDGIRPMEWSAADTLTYFSPDFMRRQWYLEPVRSYLGVERPEEFFLRPGLEPGKFPEQRQISLSPELMARLAAQDAAGRLVFDAVP from the coding sequence GTGGGCGTCTCACGCGCGCCTGAGTCCGAGCCCCAACGGCCGCTGAGCCCAGGTTTCTCCATACCTGGGCAGCGGTCACCGCTCGCCCGACGGTGGGTCGGACTCGTTCTGCTGCTGGTCGCCAGCCTGTCGGTTTCGCCCGCCGCCGGTGAGAATGCGGCGGGCGGGCGCAGCTGGAAAGCCCTGGCTGAGTTGGCCGAGTCTGAGTTGGCCCGGCTCGAGCTGGCCGCCAGCACGCCACGTCACCCCGAGTATCCCTACCTGCCGGCCGAGCCGTATCCCTTCCGCCCGCCGTACAGTGCCGAGGAAATGGGCATCCGGGCCATGGAGTTTACCCAGCGCCCGCGCTGGTCGTGCGTGTTCGCCAACATCTTCGGCTCCATCTCCCATACCGGTTTTCTGGCCATCGCCGGCCAGGGGGTGGGCTATATGGCCTATCCCGCGCCGCGCGGGCTGGAGGCTGAGATCGGCCGTCAGCCCGGTCAGCTGTTGTACCGCTACCTCACCCAGCACCTGTACCCGCCCGAGGCCTACGGCTCGATGAATCTCGTCTTCCGCTACCGCACCGGGCCGCAGTTCGCCAAGAAGGAGGACATGTTTTTTTATTCGCCGTCGCTGCGCCGGGTGCGGCGTCAGAAGTCTCAGCGGCGCAGCGAGCCCTTTCCCCAGATGGCGGTGACCTTTGACGACGCCTCGGGTCGGGCCGCCTGGGAGTTTTCGTGGCGGCTGCTGGGGACCGATGTGCTGTACGACACCGTGCGCTTTCCGACCACCCGTCCGCAGGTGCTGGTGACCCAGCTCGATGGCACGTTTCGGGAGGTGGCGACCGAGGATATCAGTCTGATGGGCGCGGACTATGCCCACTATACGCCCGACGGCGGGGTCGAGTGTTATGTGGTCGAAGCCCGGGCCAAGGCCGACTGGATTCCCGACTACGCCCGCCCGCGTCTGCTGTACTGGCTGGAAAAGCGCGCCTTCTATCCGCTGCGCACCGAGATGTACGACCGGGTCGGCCGACTGGTCCAGGTCGAGGTGCGACGCACCAAGCTGGTCAACCCGGAGCTGGGAGACCGTGGCTATGCGCCCTTCATCCACCTGTACTGGGACATCGCGGCCGATATCCTGACCTATAATATTCGGGACGGCATCCGGCCCATGGAATGGTCGGCAGCCGACACCCTGACCTATTTCAGCCCGGACTTTATGCGCCGCCAATGGTATCTGGAACCGGTCCGCAGCTATCTCGGGGTGGAACGGCCCGAGGAGTTTTTCCTGCGCCCCGGGCTGGAGCCGGGCAAGTTTCCCGAGCAGCGTCAGATCAGCCTGTCGCCCGAGCTGATGGCCCGACTGGCAGCCCAGGACGCGGCCGGCCGGCTGGTTTTCGACGCCGTGCCCTAG
- a CDS encoding alpha/beta hydrolase, with amino-acid sequence MADQAQEWAEETLAVAGTELTLISGGSGRPLLVLHEELGHPGWFKWHSALAASRRLLIPQQPGFGKSPKLDWTRSIRDLAAFYSRVLRERELVPIDVIGFSLGGWIAAEMAANHAGQFSRMILVGATGIQPPRGEIKDLFIRTSRKYLDESVLNPGRTPEFATLYGGEPTPEQFEAWEDARTEVARLAWSPYLFNPSLPHLLQGVSGLPTLLIWGGQDEVVPLSAGEVYSESIEGAKLVVLEQCGHRPEIEQSSEFIKTVQQFLG; translated from the coding sequence ATGGCAGACCAGGCACAGGAGTGGGCCGAAGAAACGCTAGCGGTGGCCGGCACCGAATTGACGCTGATCAGCGGTGGGAGCGGCCGGCCGCTGCTCGTCCTGCACGAGGAGTTGGGCCATCCCGGCTGGTTCAAGTGGCATTCTGCCCTGGCCGCCAGCCGGCGTTTGCTGATCCCTCAGCAGCCCGGCTTTGGCAAGTCGCCCAAGCTCGACTGGACGCGCAGCATCCGCGACCTGGCCGCCTTTTACTCGCGCGTCCTACGCGAGCGCGAGCTGGTACCGATTGACGTGATCGGCTTTTCGCTGGGCGGCTGGATTGCGGCCGAAATGGCGGCCAACCACGCCGGCCAGTTCAGCCGCATGATCCTGGTCGGGGCGACCGGCATTCAGCCGCCGCGCGGCGAGATCAAGGATCTGTTTATTCGGACCTCACGCAAATACCTCGACGAGAGCGTCCTCAACCCCGGCCGCACGCCCGAGTTTGCGACCCTGTACGGCGGGGAACCAACGCCCGAGCAGTTCGAGGCCTGGGAGGATGCCCGGACTGAGGTTGCCCGCCTGGCCTGGTCGCCGTATCTGTTCAACCCCAGCCTGCCGCATCTGCTGCAGGGCGTGAGCGGCCTGCCGACTCTGCTGATCTGGGGCGGCCAGGATGAGGTAGTCCCCCTGAGCGCCGGCGAGGTGTATAGCGAGTCGATTGAGGGCGCCAAGCTGGTCGTGCTCGAACAGTGCGGCCACCGGCCCGAGATTGAGCAATCGAGCGAGTTTATCAAGACCGTCCAACAGTTTCTCGGCTAA
- a CDS encoding LLM class flavin-dependent oxidoreductase — MKISITVGGATGTNIRSTLEFVRQAERLGVDYVWSAEAWGQDAVTSLAYLAGHTSRIRLGTGIMQISARTPSMTAMSALALHDLSQGRFVLGLGTSGPQVVEGLQGVAFRAPLTRLKETVEIVRLAFRGEKLRYRGRVHHLPRPGGEGKALRIDHPPVDIPIFLATLAPKALEYTGAAADGWLGTSFSPDHAEAHFAHIRRGAQAAGRSLDAIELHATCPVAIGDNVEELIAARKPGVAFSLGAMGSATTNFYNAAFQRSGFEDEAKAVQRLWIAGKRKEAAERVPDAMVSQFGAIGTLAMVRQRFHTYRQAGIDGLTLRIEADGLNARIAALEQVMEAIRSLDDSP, encoded by the coding sequence ATGAAGATATCTATCACAGTCGGTGGCGCGACCGGAACCAACATCCGCAGCACGCTGGAGTTTGTCCGCCAGGCCGAGCGCCTGGGTGTGGACTATGTCTGGTCGGCCGAGGCTTGGGGCCAGGACGCGGTGACCTCGCTGGCCTATCTGGCCGGCCACACCAGCCGTATCAGGCTGGGCACCGGTATCATGCAGATCAGCGCCCGCACGCCGTCGATGACCGCCATGAGCGCCCTGGCGCTGCACGATCTGTCCCAGGGCCGCTTTGTGCTGGGGCTGGGCACCAGCGGTCCCCAGGTTGTCGAGGGGCTGCAAGGCGTGGCCTTCCGCGCGCCCCTGACCCGGCTCAAGGAAACGGTCGAGATTGTCCGCCTGGCCTTTCGGGGCGAGAAGCTGCGCTACCGCGGCCGCGTTCATCACCTGCCGCGGCCGGGCGGCGAGGGCAAGGCCCTGCGTATTGACCATCCGCCGGTGGACATTCCCATTTTTCTGGCCACCCTGGCGCCCAAGGCGCTGGAGTATACCGGGGCGGCGGCTGACGGCTGGCTGGGGACCTCATTCTCGCCCGATCATGCCGAGGCGCATTTTGCCCATATCCGTCGAGGCGCTCAGGCTGCGGGCCGCAGCCTGGACGCTATTGAGCTGCATGCGACGTGCCCGGTGGCGATTGGCGATAATGTCGAGGAGCTGATCGCCGCCCGCAAGCCGGGGGTGGCGTTCAGCCTGGGCGCCATGGGCTCGGCCACGACGAATTTCTACAACGCCGCATTTCAGCGCTCCGGCTTTGAGGACGAGGCCAAAGCGGTCCAGCGGCTGTGGATTGCGGGCAAGCGTAAAGAAGCTGCCGAGCGTGTGCCGGACGCCATGGTGAGTCAGTTCGGCGCGATCGGCACGCTCGCCATGGTGCGCCAGCGGTTCCACACATACCGGCAGGCCGGGATTGACGGGCTGACCCTGCGGATTGAGGCCGACGGGCTCAATGCTCGGATCGCTGCGCTCGAACAGGTGATGGAGGCGATCCGCAGTCTCGACGACTCGCCGTAG
- a CDS encoding class II aldolase/adducin family protein, with product MTPDTDAALADLVAANRILARHGIVDGYGHVSLRSPHKPDHYLLSRAIAPETVTAADIVEFDLDSRPTHQTSELYLERFIHGEIYRARPEVRAVVHNHAPSLIPFGVAATPL from the coding sequence ATGACACCCGACACCGACGCAGCGCTGGCGGACCTCGTCGCCGCCAACCGGATTCTGGCCCGGCACGGGATTGTCGATGGCTACGGCCACGTCAGCCTGCGCTCACCCCACAAGCCCGACCACTATCTGCTGTCGCGGGCTATCGCCCCGGAGACGGTCACGGCCGCCGATATTGTGGAGTTTGACCTCGACAGCCGGCCAACACACCAGACATCCGAACTCTACCTCGAACGCTTCATCCACGGCGAAATCTACCGGGCCCGGCCCGAGGTGCGGGCGGTGGTGCATAACCACGCGCCAAGCCTGATTCCGTTTGGCGTGGCCGCCACGCCGCT
- a CDS encoding LLM class flavin-dependent oxidoreductase: MHVMYFSERPYHPVPEEVLLRNGYWGVPNTYYDPAVASRLYNEYLDEDVFAEKMGFDGIMLNEHHGLILCMGSVVDVEASILARITEKVRIVLLGNPLPVVGNPLRLAEELAEIDLISKGRLVAGWVRGGGTEQFANNTNPSYNREYFNEAHDLIVKAWTTPGPFRWEGKHFNYRFVNPWALPLQKPHPPMWIPGLVSPETVQWCAKHRYPYVALATYLEPTVELWNLYAEAAAQEGYQAGPENFGYLQKVYVAETEEKAQEMGKQDLYGGGMYTAIRPEWLFPSGYNSKAATQRLARQFTDPKGRSQLFSGYEGQSIEEAKAAVYGLYPHAQESYQLIRGTPKTVIPKLRKIMEILRPGIFGLWQNDGPIGHPERMNNIRLLGEEVIPAMREIAKELGLESPLEREPGSRPLPATGQWDPVAQSEALAAL, translated from the coding sequence ATGCATGTCATGTATTTTTCGGAGCGGCCCTACCATCCGGTGCCCGAGGAGGTTCTGCTCAGGAACGGCTACTGGGGAGTGCCCAACACCTACTACGATCCCGCAGTGGCTTCGCGGCTGTACAACGAGTACCTCGACGAAGATGTCTTCGCCGAGAAGATGGGCTTTGACGGCATCATGCTGAACGAGCACCACGGTCTGATCCTGTGCATGGGCTCGGTGGTCGATGTGGAGGCCTCGATCCTGGCCCGGATCACCGAGAAGGTCCGCATTGTGCTGCTCGGCAACCCTCTGCCGGTGGTTGGCAACCCCCTGCGGCTGGCCGAAGAGCTGGCCGAGATCGATCTGATCTCCAAGGGCCGGCTGGTCGCCGGCTGGGTCCGCGGCGGTGGGACGGAGCAGTTCGCCAATAATACCAACCCGTCTTATAACCGGGAGTATTTCAACGAGGCTCACGATCTGATCGTCAAGGCCTGGACCACGCCGGGACCGTTCCGCTGGGAGGGCAAACACTTCAACTATCGGTTTGTGAACCCGTGGGCGCTGCCGCTGCAAAAACCCCACCCGCCGATGTGGATTCCGGGTCTGGTCAGTCCCGAGACGGTCCAGTGGTGCGCCAAGCATCGCTATCCGTACGTTGCCCTGGCCACCTATCTGGAGCCGACCGTCGAGCTGTGGAATCTGTATGCCGAGGCTGCGGCCCAGGAGGGCTACCAGGCCGGCCCGGAAAACTTCGGCTATCTCCAGAAGGTGTATGTCGCCGAGACCGAAGAGAAGGCCCAGGAGATGGGCAAGCAGGACTTGTACGGCGGGGGCATGTACACTGCCATTCGGCCCGAATGGCTGTTCCCGTCCGGCTATAACTCCAAGGCCGCGACCCAGCGTCTGGCCCGCCAGTTCACCGATCCCAAGGGCCGCTCGCAGCTCTTCAGCGGCTATGAGGGCCAGAGCATCGAAGAGGCCAAGGCGGCCGTGTACGGCCTCTACCCCCACGCCCAGGAGTCCTACCAGCTGATTCGGGGCACGCCCAAGACCGTCATCCCCAAGCTGCGCAAGATCATGGAAATCCTGCGTCCGGGCATCTTCGGCCTGTGGCAGAACGACGGCCCAATCGGCCATCCCGAACGGATGAATAATATCCGGCTGCTCGGTGAAGAGGTCATCCCGGCCATGCGCGAGATCGCCAAGGAGCTGGGGCTGGAAAGCCCGCTCGAACGCGAGCCCGGCTCGCGGCCCCTGCCGGCCACCGGCCAGTGGGACCCGGTGGCCCAGAGTGAGGCCCTGGCCGCGCTGTAA